The Patescibacteria group bacterium region CAGAACGGAAAAACGTTGACCTCGAATTCCACCTTGGCTCCGACCTTGCCGTAGTCCTTGTCTAAAGGGACGCTTACGGCCACAGGGTAGATGCTCCCGGACGGTTCGATGTAGAGCAATCGTTTTTGACCGGGAGTCCCGTCTTTTCTGGTGAAATTCTCGGTCTTGTCATCTTTGATGATTCCTTTGATGTAAAACATAAACGCTTGTTATATCGTGATTTATACTTTTCGCGCCTCGACCTTTAGCTGACGCTCTAGCGATCGAGACTTAAAATAAAAAAGCCTCATATCGTTATGAGGCTATTGTATAGAAGTTATATTTGAGAAAGTTTGGGTAAAGATTTACCCAAACTTTTTTGATTTTTCCCTTATTTTATAAGCAAATCGGATTTATTTTTAAATATCCTTTTTTGCCGGAATTAAAGATTAAAAAGTTTTCAACAGATTTTTTTGTCCCGTTAAAAATCTTATTATTCAGTTCCACGCAACAATCATAATATTTACGCCAAGAATTTGCTTCTTCCTTATACTCCAAATCTTCGAAAACATCTTCGGCCATTTCTGAATAGAAAAAGGTGTCTTTTAAATTATCCTTATTATCCTTAAAAATGTATTTAAGTATTTTATGGGCGTTAGTTTCTTTGTCTTGTTTGGCTATCGGTACTTTATAGCCTTTTATATATAGAATACTTCTTTGGGAATCGAACCAAGTCTTTTCGCCGCGATTAGAGTTTTTAAAAAATTCTTCTTGTTCCATCTTTTCCAAGACACAATCACTAACTACCTGAAAAGCGGCTCGAAAAAGATTAACCGAATATGGGCGGCAAATTATGTCGTCTAGTTTTTTTAGCGCACGGCGGTCTTTATCGCGGCGCATTTTCTTCATAATGGAATGAATGCCGTCTAAATCGGCGAAATAGCGCCAAAATCGGCAACCGCATCCTAATTTGGTTTTTAAAATAGCTTCTTCATTTCCGGTTTCCGCCAGTTTCATTTCTTCGCTGGCTTCGGCGACGAGAAAATCAAAAGATTTTTTTGCTTCCTTGTTTTTAAAAATCGTCTCAACGAAATTAAAGACGATTAGCGACCTGCGAAAAACATTTTCCTCCTCATAAAAAGAAGAAGATAAGTGTTTTAGTTCGGCCCTCAATTCTTTGGCTTTGGAGGGCATATTTTTATGTAAAATTTTGAATGGTCAGTCTTGTTTTATTTTAGCATTTCACATATTAAAATAATTTAAATTTTTTCTAAAAAATTTCTAAAGACGGGGATAAGAATGTTCCAAATTTCTAATTATTTTAATGGCGACACCCCTTATTTCGACGTTTTTTCGAAATATCGGTTCGAAGGTCGGATTGGCCGGCTGCAGCCTTATTAGCCCTTTTTCTTTATAATATCTTTTGAGCGTGGCCTCGTTATCGTCGATGATCGCCACGGCGGTATCGCCGTTATCGGCCCACTCCTGTTTTTTGATAATAGCAATATCTCCGTCAAATATACCGTCGCCTATCATAGAATTGCCTTTAACTCTAAGAGCGTAGAGTTCGCCATCTTGGAAACGCCTGTCTTTCGCTATTTCCACGACATCGTCCGGAATTTCGATAGCCTCAATTGGCTTACCTGCGGTTATGACACCAACTAACGGAACGGCCATCAGTCCGTCAGTTTTGGCTTTTACTAGCTCCAAGCCTCTTATGACCCCCTTTGTTCTTTTTAAAATGCCTTTCTTTACCAAGCTTGAAATATGTTCATGCACCGTAGAAACCGCTGATATTCCAAGTTCATTTTTTATCTCTGTCAAAGACGGGGAACAGCCATTTTTCTGATTGTATTTAGCTATAAAATCCCTTATTTCAGCTTGTTTTTTGGTTAACATAGACATAAGTTTATTTTATTGATATATTTGTAGTATACCCGAACGAAAACCGAAAGGCAAGAGAATATATTTTCTTAAGTTTATTTTTTACATTATCCCTAATTTAATGTATAATTATAATAACTGAAAAATGCCTAAGATTAGTTAATTATGGATAAGAAAAAACAAAAAACATTAAAAGGTGTCTCGCTTTTTTCTAGCGCTGGAATAGGTGAGGCTTTTTTTGATAAAATTGGTATCAAAATTGTTGTGGCAAATGAACTCATTGCCGAAAGGGCAAAATTGTATTCGAGTTTGTACAAAGACTCAAATATGATTATTGGCGATATTACTGATAAAAAAATTTTTAATAAAATTGTTAAGGAATCTGGTAAAATAGACTTTTTAATAGCAACTCCTCCTTGTCAGGGTGTTAGTATTGCTGGCAAAAACCGAACCATGAAGCAAATGTTAAATGATGAACGAAATCATTTAATTTTTAAAACTATTGATTTAATAAATATTAAAAAACCAAAATTTGTTCTTATAGAAAATGTGCCAAACTTTTTGAAACTCAAATTGCCTTATGAAGGAAAATTATGCACACTTTTGGAAATTCTTTCTGCCCTTTATGGATCAGAATATAAAATTGAGGCAAAAGTTTTAGATGCATCAGAATTTGGAGTTCCTCAAAAAAGAAATAGGGCTTTAATTAAAATGTATAAAAAGGGGCTGATATGGAAATGGCCGGCTAAATCAAAAGTAGTGTCCGTTAAAGACGCTATAGCTTTTTTACCTAGTCTTAATCCTGGACAAAAATCTGACATACCTTGGCATTTTGCGAGAAGGCACTCGCCTCAACATATTTTATGCATGAAAAATACTCCGACCGGTTGTTCTGCTTTTCAGAATAAAATTCATTTCCCTAAAAAAAGTAGCGGGGAGCGAGTTAAAGGCTATATGACAACTTATAGACGTATAAAATGGAATGAGCCGGCACCAACGATTACAATGAGAAATGACGCCATTAGTTCCCAATTAAACGTCCATCCTGGAAGAAAATTAAAAGACGGTACCTATTCAGACCCTCGTGTTCTTACTCCCTTAGAGCTAATGCTTTTAAGCTCTTTTCCGGTAAAAGATAAAAAAATTCCAGAAAATACCCCAGAAATATTAATTAGAAAATGTATTGGAGAAGGTGTTCCGCCGCTATTACTAAAAAAAGTGTTATTAGGAATTGAAATATGACACTAAGAATTGATAGACCAAAATGGATATTGTATAGACACATCAACGATTTTAAATTGCTGTATACTGTTGCTGAATTTTTGAAATCTTTTTCAAAAAATGCAATCAGTAAAGAAGAAAAGGCTCGCCTTAATT contains the following coding sequences:
- the lexA gene encoding transcriptional repressor LexA, with translation MLTKKQAEIRDFIAKYNQKNGCSPSLTEIKNELGISAVSTVHEHISSLVKKGILKRTKGVIRGLELVKAKTDGLMAVPLVGVITAGKPIEAIEIPDDVVEIAKDRRFQDGELYALRVKGNSMIGDGIFDGDIAIIKKQEWADNGDTAVAIIDDNEATLKRYYKEKGLIRLQPANPTFEPIFRKNVEIRGVAIKIIRNLEHSYPRL
- the dcm gene encoding DNA (cytosine-5-)-methyltransferase: MDKKKQKTLKGVSLFSSAGIGEAFFDKIGIKIVVANELIAERAKLYSSLYKDSNMIIGDITDKKIFNKIVKESGKIDFLIATPPCQGVSIAGKNRTMKQMLNDERNHLIFKTIDLINIKKPKFVLIENVPNFLKLKLPYEGKLCTLLEILSALYGSEYKIEAKVLDASEFGVPQKRNRALIKMYKKGLIWKWPAKSKVVSVKDAIAFLPSLNPGQKSDIPWHFARRHSPQHILCMKNTPTGCSAFQNKIHFPKKSSGERVKGYMTTYRRIKWNEPAPTITMRNDAISSQLNVHPGRKLKDGTYSDPRVLTPLELMLLSSFPVKDKKIPENTPEILIRKCIGEGVPPLLLKKVLLGIEI